The following are from one region of the Nostoc cf. commune SO-36 genome:
- a CDS encoding DUF3131 domain-containing protein: MMIYKHHQQKLLRWIALFLVGTFLQLLFYIPTPVLSQNSNSCSNITVPLTPEEQTYARSAWQYFVKNYQPATGFTKSTGGYPSGTLWDMGNYLMALNAARWLNLTDQADFDARLNKFLTTLNSLKLFEDTLPNKVYNAANGQMVDYGNNPLERGLGWSALDVGRILAAFDVIRTCHPQYNDWLKGIVAQWQVARSLKDGQLFGATVLPDNTTLLVQEGRLGYEEYAARGYQLWGFSAPKAIAFEPFKLVEINGVQIPVDTRDFQNTNANNYVVSESYILDGIEFGLQGELADFAARVLDVQKRRYDTTGQLTAVTEDNIDQAPYFLYNTVYANGANWATITDANKPYPQFRSISTKAAFGWRYLFPDNAYAQKVFDAVKDLRSPDDSGYYAGIYEESKQPNKALTGNTNGLILEILRELHKKNDPIAMWV, translated from the coding sequence ATGATGATATACAAGCACCATCAACAAAAGCTGTTGAGATGGATTGCATTGTTCCTAGTTGGGACATTTTTGCAATTGTTGTTTTACATCCCGACACCAGTCTTATCGCAAAATTCCAATAGCTGTAGCAATATTACAGTCCCTCTGACACCTGAAGAACAAACTTATGCTCGTTCTGCTTGGCAGTATTTTGTCAAAAATTATCAGCCAGCAACAGGATTTACCAAATCTACTGGGGGTTATCCTTCTGGTACACTCTGGGATATGGGTAATTACCTAATGGCGTTGAATGCTGCACGCTGGTTGAATCTCACTGACCAAGCAGACTTTGATGCTCGTCTCAACAAATTTTTAACAACTCTCAACAGCTTAAAGTTATTTGAAGATACCTTGCCCAATAAAGTCTATAACGCAGCCAATGGACAAATGGTTGATTATGGCAACAATCCCCTTGAGCGGGGTCTTGGTTGGTCTGCTTTGGATGTTGGGCGAATCCTGGCGGCCTTTGATGTCATTCGCACTTGTCATCCGCAATATAATGATTGGCTCAAAGGAATTGTCGCACAATGGCAAGTGGCGCGATCGCTCAAAGATGGGCAACTTTTTGGCGCTACTGTTCTTCCAGACAACACAACGTTATTGGTGCAAGAAGGACGACTCGGCTATGAAGAGTATGCCGCCAGGGGTTATCAACTTTGGGGCTTTTCTGCACCGAAAGCTATTGCTTTTGAGCCGTTTAAGTTAGTCGAAATTAATGGCGTGCAAATCCCCGTTGATACCCGTGACTTTCAAAACACCAACGCTAATAATTACGTTGTTAGTGAATCTTATATCCTAGATGGGATTGAATTTGGTTTGCAAGGTGAGTTAGCTGATTTTGCTGCCAGGGTTTTAGATGTGCAAAAACGGCGTTATGATACCACGGGGCAGTTGACTGCTGTCACAGAAGATAATATTGATCAAGCACCTTACTTTCTCTACAACACCGTCTACGCTAACGGTGCAAACTGGGCAACAATCACGGATGCCAATAAACCTTATCCACAGTTTCGCAGCATCAGCACCAAAGCTGCTTTCGGTTGGCGCTATCTTTTTCCAGATAATGCTTATGCTCAAAAAGTTTTTGATGCTGTCAAGGATCTCCGCAGTCCTGATGACAGTGGTTACTATGCTGGTATCTATGAAGAATCAAAACAACCTAATAAAGCTTTGACAGGTAATACTAATGGGCTAATTTTGGAGATTTTAAGAGAACTCCACAAAAAAAATGATCCAATAGCTATGTGGGTTTAG
- a CDS encoding glycosyltransferase family 4 protein, with protein MNILMLSSTFPYPPTRGGTQVRTFNLLKYLSQRHTVTLATQREGDVTDAEIAGLHDCVDHLAIFERPPDSPTTGILKKIQRFGRFLQQGTPPSVLNRYSVEMQTWVDNWVKAGKCDVITCEHSVNEIYVQPHFQKQLKTIVNVHSSVYATCRNQLATGISENSLRDKINLPLLRRYEQSYCAKFSAIVATTEEDKIQLQEFNPNSEITVIPNGVDLVSFPNRTTDPGGHRLIFIGAMDNLANIDAVCFFSKEVLPEIQKLYPDTTFDIVGSHPVSEVLALNQKPGINVIGRVPSMVEYLHQATICVVPMRTGFGIKNKTLEAMAAGIPVVASDRGLEGLSVDGASHTLRALRANTPTEYVTAISQLFDHPHLRSELSDNGRQLVETEFTWDIAGKSYEQVCLGRNNTNS; from the coding sequence ATGAACATTTTAATGCTCTCTTCCACCTTTCCTTATCCACCAACGCGCGGGGGAACCCAAGTTAGGACATTTAATTTACTTAAATACTTGAGTCAACGCCATACTGTCACCCTAGCGACTCAACGCGAAGGCGATGTTACAGATGCAGAAATAGCAGGATTACACGATTGTGTGGATCATCTAGCTATTTTTGAACGTCCGCCAGATTCTCCAACTACCGGAATATTAAAGAAAATACAGCGATTTGGTAGATTTTTACAACAGGGGACACCGCCAAGTGTACTCAACCGCTACTCGGTTGAAATGCAAACATGGGTTGATAACTGGGTGAAGGCAGGGAAATGCGATGTAATTACTTGCGAACATAGCGTCAATGAAATTTATGTGCAGCCACATTTTCAGAAACAGCTAAAAACCATAGTGAATGTTCATAGTTCTGTTTACGCTACCTGTCGGAACCAACTAGCAACAGGCATTTCTGAAAATTCCCTCAGAGATAAAATTAATCTGCCACTTTTGCGTCGTTATGAGCAAAGCTACTGTGCTAAATTTTCGGCAATTGTCGCAACAACAGAAGAAGATAAAATTCAACTACAGGAATTTAACCCCAATAGTGAAATTACAGTTATTCCCAATGGCGTAGATTTAGTTTCTTTCCCCAACCGTACCACCGATCCAGGAGGACATCGCTTAATTTTTATTGGGGCAATGGATAATTTAGCAAACATTGATGCTGTCTGCTTTTTCAGCAAGGAGGTTTTGCCAGAAATCCAAAAATTATATCCTGATACAACTTTTGATATTGTCGGTTCTCATCCAGTATCAGAAGTTTTAGCGCTTAATCAAAAACCAGGAATTAATGTAATTGGGCGTGTGCCTTCGATGGTAGAATATTTGCATCAAGCCACCATCTGCGTTGTACCCATGCGAACTGGGTTTGGCATTAAAAATAAAACTTTAGAGGCAATGGCAGCTGGTATACCTGTAGTAGCTAGCGATCGCGGCTTAGAAGGATTGAGCGTAGATGGTGCTAGTCATACATTACGGGCATTACGAGCCAATACACCCACAGAGTATGTCACCGCGATTAGTCAACTATTTGATCATCCACATCTGCGATCGGAATTGTCTGACAACGGTAGACAACTTGTAGAAACAGAGTTCACTTGGGATATCGCTGGTAAAAGTTATGAACAAGTTTGTCTTGGAAGGAATAATACTAATTCGTAA
- a CDS encoding alkaline phosphatase D family protein, translating to MKYQAGGEFIQELPLILGGPILQHTEPESVTVWVALKQSCQVELKVYDTTNDGEALENCLLEGERSTVALGKYLHIVAITARSTQGSRLINDRIYAYDLQFTGTDQSPQTLQQALCSNSSPTASISYFEHQKPTFVLPPNRLQDLQIIHASCRKPHGHGFDALPILDSLIETSANQPQHRPHQLFLTGDQIYGDDVAEPSLWVASTLGDALLGWEEQLPVNGVYCTPQQLPPGERADVATNQAGLTAGLHNKPEKVNSHLFSLGEYYATYLLAWSPVCWPSEFPKGHQVKRKSKAIKNWNRQVWHLRQFIYTLWKVRRALANIPMYTIFDDHDVTDDWNLNQAWCLRVLGHPLGRRIVQNALLAYTVFQGWGNTPEQFAEGQPGEKLLAAAQAWSASLGRDAKADEAIARYVGMPANDPRTNLPILVRDGAVFILDRHPEAITWNYIVRSNCHEVIVLDTRTWRGYPADQKAIAPPMLLCPKAFEQQLVLPLQEIVEQTQIQTTFVIAPTNVFGLQVIDWIHHWQLQQEKVFSTDVGDAWNINTEALAKFLTTLFEERQQVIILSGDIHYSSVAHLSYARTHSKLQSVLVQLTASALKNEEILTRLIHTRLKHWLLPENVRHWIGWINPPNMVEVSEKQLHHNRHMLTNSEWHCVLEWIPRNSVQTSRYGADISSLIAPWKRAENAKWKWLQPVMFWKSRWFQEGREVVGLNNLGLVHFELADGNNYCKVIQDLYWFSSWHPTQVVYSRFESQLTPNKSLLQ from the coding sequence ATGAAGTACCAAGCTGGAGGCGAGTTTATACAAGAACTGCCACTGATTTTAGGGGGGCCAATCCTTCAACATACTGAGCCAGAGTCAGTGACGGTCTGGGTGGCACTGAAACAGTCTTGTCAAGTAGAACTTAAAGTTTATGACACAACAAATGATGGTGAAGCATTAGAAAATTGTTTATTGGAGGGAGAACGCTCTACCGTTGCTTTGGGCAAGTATCTTCACATTGTTGCTATAACGGCTCGGTCTACGCAAGGGTCTCGTTTAATTAATGACCGCATCTATGCATACGACCTCCAATTTACTGGTACTGACCAAAGCCCGCAAACGCTGCAACAAGCATTATGCTCAAACTCCTCTCCGACAGCCAGCATTAGCTACTTTGAACATCAAAAACCAACCTTTGTTTTGCCGCCGAACCGTCTTCAAGATTTGCAAATTATCCATGCTTCTTGCCGTAAACCTCATGGTCATGGGTTTGACGCGCTGCCAATTCTCGACAGTTTGATTGAGACATCAGCAAATCAACCCCAACACCGTCCGCACCAGCTATTCCTCACCGGAGATCAAATTTACGGCGATGATGTAGCAGAACCATCCTTGTGGGTTGCCAGTACTCTTGGTGATGCCCTCTTGGGTTGGGAAGAACAACTTCCTGTGAATGGAGTATACTGTACTCCCCAGCAGCTACCCCCTGGAGAACGGGCTGATGTGGCGACAAATCAAGCTGGCTTAACCGCAGGATTACATAATAAACCTGAGAAAGTTAACAGTCATCTTTTCAGCCTCGGTGAATATTACGCTACTTATTTACTAGCTTGGTCGCCAGTGTGCTGGCCGTCCGAATTTCCCAAAGGACACCAAGTAAAGCGCAAGAGCAAAGCCATCAAGAACTGGAACCGACAAGTCTGGCATTTGCGACAATTTATTTATACGCTTTGGAAAGTGCGCCGCGCCCTTGCCAATATTCCCATGTACACCATCTTTGATGACCATGATGTCACTGATGACTGGAACCTAAACCAAGCTTGGTGTTTGCGAGTGCTGGGACATCCTTTAGGACGAAGAATAGTCCAAAATGCATTGTTAGCTTACACGGTGTTTCAAGGTTGGGGCAATACGCCTGAGCAATTTGCAGAAGGTCAACCCGGTGAAAAGTTGTTGGCGGCGGCACAAGCTTGGTCAGCATCCCTTGGGAGAGATGCCAAGGCTGATGAGGCGATCGCTCGCTATGTAGGTATGCCAGCCAACGATCCCCGCACAAACTTACCTATTTTAGTTCGAGATGGTGCAGTATTCATTCTGGATCGACATCCTGAAGCAATCACTTGGAACTACATAGTCAGAAGCAATTGCCATGAAGTAATTGTGCTGGATACGCGGACTTGGCGGGGTTATCCAGCCGATCAAAAAGCGATCGCGCCGCCCATGCTGCTGTGTCCAAAAGCCTTTGAGCAACAACTAGTTTTACCTTTACAAGAAATAGTTGAACAAACTCAGATTCAAACTACATTTGTGATTGCGCCCACAAATGTATTTGGACTACAAGTGATTGATTGGATTCATCATTGGCAGTTACAACAGGAGAAAGTTTTTTCAACGGATGTTGGAGATGCCTGGAACATTAATACTGAAGCATTGGCTAAATTCTTAACCACCTTGTTTGAAGAACGTCAACAAGTGATTATTCTATCTGGGGATATTCACTACAGTTCTGTTGCTCACTTGTCTTATGCACGCACTCATTCCAAATTACAGTCTGTCTTAGTGCAGTTAACCGCTAGTGCATTGAAGAATGAAGAGATTTTGACGCGACTCATTCATACACGATTGAAACATTGGCTACTACCAGAAAACGTCCGACATTGGATAGGTTGGATTAATCCACCCAATATGGTAGAAGTTTCAGAGAAACAATTACACCATAATCGCCACATGCTGACTAACTCTGAATGGCATTGCGTGCTGGAGTGGATACCTCGAAACAGCGTTCAGACTTCTCGGTACGGAGCAGATATATCATCGTTGATAGCTCCCTGGAAACGAGCCGAAAATGCTAAATGGAAATGGTTACAACCCGTAATGTTTTGGAAATCTCGTTGGTTTCAAGAGGGGCGAGAAGTAGTTGGATTGAATAATTTAGGTCTGGTTCACTTTGAACTAGCAGATGGGAATAATTATTGCAAAGTTATTCAAGATTTGTACTGGTTTTCTTCTTGGCATCCAACCCAAGTTGTTTACAGCCGTTTTGAGAGCCAGTTAACGCCGAATAAGTCATTGTTACAATGA
- a CDS encoding DUF3598 family protein: protein MDVKEQNWNYFTNHLLDWHGIWTRYTPEGDIKESFQSLRSFKSNPEKTEITHTNTYTYANGENKQESWEFNFLSNSLDNGLFHPSRETMRGYFFASGHASWAAVKLEPNSYFGIELFFRYEDLRHSVGIVYDERGNLFHIANIREDCNELPSQYWSDELNQLPQRELSGNWQGISMTITPDLKISEPIVTQFNWHREGHKYYYLPDGVSVSCPSSISIDTPFSLIANWLINNYEMHQLIANYDELGAFSSLTLETFLISNV, encoded by the coding sequence ATGGATGTAAAAGAACAAAATTGGAATTACTTTACTAACCATTTGCTCGATTGGCATGGAATTTGGACGCGATATACACCAGAAGGTGATATCAAAGAATCGTTTCAAAGTCTGAGAAGTTTTAAAAGTAATCCAGAAAAGACTGAAATTACCCATACCAATACTTATACTTATGCAAATGGCGAAAATAAGCAAGAGAGTTGGGAATTTAATTTTCTGTCAAATAGCTTAGATAATGGACTTTTTCACCCATCACGCGAGACGATGCGAGGATATTTCTTTGCTTCCGGTCATGCTAGTTGGGCAGCAGTGAAATTAGAACCAAACTCGTATTTTGGGATAGAATTATTCTTTCGATATGAAGATTTACGCCATAGTGTAGGTATTGTTTACGACGAGAGGGGAAACTTATTTCATATAGCAAATATTCGTGAAGATTGTAATGAATTACCTAGCCAATATTGGTCAGATGAATTAAATCAATTACCACAACGGGAGTTGAGTGGTAATTGGCAAGGTATATCTATGACTATTACTCCCGATTTGAAGATTTCCGAACCAATAGTAACTCAATTTAATTGGCATAGAGAAGGGCATAAATATTACTATTTACCTGACGGTGTTTCTGTTAGTTGTCCTAGTTCAATTAGTATAGATACTCCCTTTTCTCTAATCGCAAATTGGTTGATTAATAATTATGAAATGCATCAACTAATTGCTAATTATGATGAATTGGGAGCATTTTCTTCGCTGACGCTAGAAACATTCCTGATATCCAATGTTTAA
- a CDS encoding glutathione S-transferase family protein has protein sequence MTTAPLSWEELETLTDYQIDTVNGLTNARARLRLFGQPESDVRVTLYRDNHAWCPYCQKVWLWLEEKQIPYRIEKVTMFCYGEKESWYKRKVPSGMLPAIELDGRIIKESDDILIALEKVFAPLSQGMEDHTVLPLRQLERLLFRAWCVWLCSKAGSSQQEQRNREQFIGVVARVEEALGRTPSPYFLDRFGIVDVIFTPYLERMNASLYYYKGYSLREENPRLSAWFAAMESRPTYCGTQSDFHTHAHDLPPQMGGCWENGETQMLLNKARVDNGPWFGLPDVTYPEPENSRMEALQRTIEHRINIIRVNPLDDKLFDQALRCALTHMMTGEDCVPPSGSDVALRYLRDRINVPRDMSIYAAKRLRESLEKTAALVGDGQPDPIPTKHRRDQDPSNFVNKPTNTLLV, from the coding sequence ATGACTACCGCACCCTTAAGCTGGGAAGAACTAGAAACCCTCACGGACTATCAAATAGATACCGTTAATGGTCTCACCAACGCTAGAGCCAGGTTGCGCTTGTTTGGTCAACCGGAATCTGATGTGCGGGTAACGCTGTACCGCGATAACCACGCCTGGTGTCCTTACTGTCAAAAAGTTTGGTTATGGCTAGAGGAAAAACAAATCCCCTACCGCATCGAAAAAGTGACAATGTTCTGCTATGGGGAGAAAGAAAGTTGGTACAAACGTAAGGTACCATCAGGAATGCTCCCCGCGATCGAGCTAGATGGACGGATTATTAAGGAAAGCGATGACATTTTGATCGCTTTGGAAAAGGTTTTTGCTCCATTGAGCCAAGGGATGGAAGACCATACAGTGCTTCCTCTACGTCAATTAGAACGACTTTTATTTAGAGCTTGGTGCGTTTGGCTGTGTTCTAAAGCCGGTTCCTCTCAACAAGAACAACGCAACCGAGAACAATTTATCGGAGTGGTGGCTAGAGTCGAGGAGGCTCTGGGTCGCACCCCAAGTCCTTACTTTCTAGATAGGTTCGGCATTGTCGATGTCATTTTTACACCATATCTTGAACGGATGAATGCGAGCCTTTACTACTATAAGGGCTATTCGCTGCGTGAGGAAAACCCTCGTTTGAGTGCATGGTTTGCGGCAATGGAAAGCCGACCGACCTACTGCGGTACCCAGAGCGACTTTCACACCCACGCACATGATTTGCCGCCCCAGATGGGGGGCTGTTGGGAAAACGGCGAAACCCAGATGCTTCTCAATAAAGCGCGGGTGGATAACGGCCCTTGGTTCGGGCTACCAGATGTTACTTATCCAGAACCCGAAAACTCTCGCATGGAAGCTCTTCAACGAACTATCGAACACCGCATTAATATTATCCGAGTCAACCCCTTAGATGATAAATTGTTTGATCAAGCACTACGTTGTGCTTTAACACACATGATGACAGGTGAAGACTGTGTACCTCCATCGGGATCTGATGTTGCTCTGCGATATTTGCGCGATCGCATTAATGTACCACGAGATATGTCCATCTACGCAGCCAAGCGATTGAGGGAATCCCTAGAGAAAACCGCAGCCCTTGTCGGTGATGGGCAGCCAGACCCCATTCCCACTAAACATCGACGAGATCAAGACCCGTCTAACTTTGTCAACAAACCGACAAACACACTTCTAGTTTGA
- a CDS encoding ISAzo13 family transposase has protein sequence MQLTAHLKSLYIKTAKKLKGSDRRQFMAEVVKGLGIGGQTVAERELGWNRRTIRKGMQELESGQPFIDGFRRSGRKRAEAKLSNLLRDIKSLVDPQSQTDPSFKSIRLYTRMTASEVRRQLIEQFGYTEEELPSSETIRRKLNDLGYTLKRVLKTKPIKKIPETEAIFEQVEQINSEADNDPHTLRISIDAKVAVKIGEFDRGGKNRMPTISVDHDFPTEITLIPYGIFIPEYNELFLFFVSSKLTADCIVDLLESWWQTVKHRFAHIQKLVINQDNGPENNSRRTQFMKRIVDFGTSSQLTLQLAYYPPYHSKYNPIERCFGWLEQHWNGSLLDTVETVLNFAQTLTFKGKNPVVTLVETVYSTGVKLTTSAMAEIETQIHRLPNLRKWFVEIFAKPT, from the coding sequence ATTCAACTCACCGCGCACCTAAAATCTCTGTACATCAAAACAGCGAAAAAACTCAAGGGAAGTGACCGAAGACAATTCATGGCAGAAGTAGTCAAAGGTTTGGGAATAGGTGGACAAACTGTGGCGGAAAGGGAGTTGGGATGGAATAGGCGCACTATCCGTAAAGGGATGCAGGAGTTAGAGAGTGGTCAGCCTTTTATTGATGGTTTCAGGCGTAGTGGACGCAAGCGGGCTGAAGCAAAATTATCAAACTTGTTGAGGGATATAAAATCGTTAGTAGACCCACAAAGTCAAACTGACCCCAGTTTTAAAAGTATACGTTTGTATACACGCATGACGGCAAGCGAAGTCCGTCGTCAACTAATTGAACAATTTGGTTACACAGAGGAAGAACTACCTTCATCAGAAACAATTCGACGAAAATTGAATGATTTAGGCTATACCTTAAAAAGAGTTCTGAAAACCAAGCCTATCAAGAAAATTCCCGAAACAGAAGCGATTTTTGAACAAGTTGAACAAATTAATAGTGAAGCTGACAATGACCCTCATACTCTGCGAATTTCCATTGATGCTAAGGTAGCAGTTAAGATTGGAGAATTTGACCGTGGGGGTAAAAATCGAATGCCAACCATCTCAGTAGACCACGACTTCCCGACGGAGATAACTCTGATTCCCTACGGCATTTTTATACCTGAATACAACGAGTTATTTTTATTCTTTGTTTCTTCCAAATTAACCGCTGATTGTATTGTTGATTTGCTTGAAAGCTGGTGGCAAACTGTCAAACACAGATTTGCTCATATTCAAAAACTGGTGATTAATCAGGATAATGGACCTGAAAATAATTCTCGCCGCACTCAATTTATGAAGCGGATTGTAGATTTTGGTACATCATCTCAACTGACGTTACAACTTGCTTATTATCCGCCTTATCATAGCAAATATAACCCGATAGAACGTTGTTTTGGCTGGTTAGAACAGCATTGGAATGGTAGTTTACTTGACACTGTTGAGACTGTACTGAATTTCGCCCAAACTCTCACATTTAAGGGTAAAAATCCGGTGGTCACATTGGTAGAAACAGTTTATTCTACAGGAGTTAAACTTACTACCTCCGCTATGGCAGAAATTGAAACACAGATTCACCGCCTCCCCAATCTCAGAAAATGGTTTGTAGAAATTTTTGCTAAACCCACATAG
- a CDS encoding trypsin-like peptidase domain-containing protein translates to MKSGSLGIGSGVIWQPDGLIITNAHVATSNRATVELADGRVFDALRTQFDPQQDLAALKIVATDLNAATIGNSEALRVGELVLAVGNPFADSGAVTTGIIYANNPRAVMADLRLYPGNSGGPLADCQGQVVGINTMIANGLAVAVPSKTVKRFLQVNSRLQLGVTLQPVLLDRRRLGLLVLSILPDSVAATAGVQIGDVLIGVSGRLFTSINDLSKYLYHSKGSVPLQLLRGGRQFVIYVGVPSEKNCCGGNMIRVMVVATSPVVRAGLSAVVATNPRLTVVGSASDLDVLASEVGQLQPDVVLVDLSGNLQKSVWEKLLAIQEQQYPLGMIVIVEELDNIDLETALRSGIRGILPSTSTESEIVAAVEAIAFGLLVLHPDAVELLSIREKVVTNPVQSLTPREIEVLGMLGSGLGNKAIAKRLHISEHTVKFHLSSIFQKLSVSSRTEAVAVGVRLGLIML, encoded by the coding sequence GTGAAAAGCGGCTCTTTGGGAATCGGTTCTGGTGTAATTTGGCAACCTGACGGACTAATTATCACGAATGCTCATGTAGCAACCAGCAATCGCGCAACTGTGGAATTGGCGGACGGAAGAGTATTTGACGCGCTGCGTACACAATTTGATCCACAGCAGGATTTAGCCGCCCTGAAAATTGTTGCCACTGATTTAAATGCTGCAACCATCGGCAATTCTGAGGCGCTACGAGTGGGTGAATTAGTTTTAGCGGTGGGTAATCCCTTTGCTGACAGTGGTGCTGTGACAACTGGAATTATCTATGCAAATAATCCACGAGCAGTTATGGCCGATTTACGGCTGTATCCTGGAAACTCTGGAGGGCCGCTTGCCGATTGTCAAGGCCAAGTTGTGGGAATTAATACGATGATTGCTAATGGTTTGGCTGTGGCAGTTCCCAGCAAAACTGTTAAGCGTTTTTTACAGGTAAATAGTCGTCTGCAACTGGGAGTTACACTGCAACCTGTGCTTTTAGATAGACGTAGATTGGGTTTATTGGTGCTGTCAATCTTACCTGACAGTGTAGCGGCAACTGCTGGTGTGCAAATTGGCGATGTCTTAATTGGAGTTTCGGGGCGATTATTCACTAGCATCAATGACTTAAGCAAATATCTTTATCACAGTAAAGGATCTGTGCCGCTACAACTCCTACGCGGTGGACGGCAATTTGTGATTTATGTTGGTGTGCCGTCTGAGAAAAACTGCTGTGGAGGCAACATGATTCGGGTAATGGTAGTTGCTACTTCCCCTGTGGTGCGGGCAGGGTTATCAGCTGTGGTGGCTACCAATCCCCGGTTGACGGTTGTGGGGAGTGCATCTGATTTGGATGTATTGGCGAGTGAAGTTGGGCAATTACAACCAGATGTGGTGCTGGTAGATTTAAGCGGTAATCTTCAAAAATCAGTGTGGGAAAAATTGCTGGCTATTCAAGAACAGCAATACCCATTAGGAATGATCGTCATTGTTGAGGAACTCGATAACATTGACTTAGAGACAGCGTTACGTTCTGGAATCCGGGGAATATTGCCCAGTACTAGCACAGAGTCAGAAATTGTTGCGGCTGTGGAGGCGATCGCTTTTGGTTTGCTGGTGCTGCACCCGGATGCTGTAGAATTACTGTCTATCCGCGAAAAAGTGGTAACGAATCCTGTACAAAGCTTGACACCACGGGAGATAGAGGTTTTAGGTATGCTTGGGTCAGGTTTGGGGAATAAAGCGATCGCTAAACGTTTGCATATTTCTGAGCATACCGTCAAATTTCATCTCTCATCTATTTTTCAAAAGCTCAGTGTCTCCAGTCGCACCGAAGCTGTTGCTGTGGGTGTGCGCCTGGGTTTAATTATGCTTTAA